The Candidatus Nitrosocosmicus franklandus genome contains a region encoding:
- the scpB gene encoding SMC-Scp complex subunit ScpB, which yields MARLPNDEVVARLEAALYSAGRPITLEELVNASGIDSKEKVKRLLAELINKTRVTFKALEIAKLEDNSYVFQLKPSYTPIVKRFSNRPQISNSVLKTLSYIAFEQPVTTKRLLEIRGSKVYYHLKELQDQEFIRFKSSGRIKVYSTTEKFNSYFGISDLKMLKKSLLSQPKNIEKKNT from the coding sequence ATGGCTAGATTACCAAATGATGAAGTTGTAGCTAGGCTAGAGGCAGCATTATATTCTGCAGGACGTCCAATTACTCTTGAGGAGCTAGTTAATGCTTCTGGAATTGATTCTAAAGAGAAGGTAAAACGTTTACTAGCCGAATTAATAAACAAAACAAGGGTTACATTTAAGGCATTGGAAATTGCGAAATTAGAGGACAACAGCTATGTATTTCAGTTAAAGCCTTCCTATACACCAATCGTAAAAAGATTTTCAAACAGACCTCAAATTTCTAACTCTGTATTAAAGACACTGTCATATATAGCGTTTGAGCAACCGGTAACAACAAAGAGATTGCTTGAAATTCGAGGTTCAAAAGTTTATTATCATTTGAAAGAACTTCAGGATCAAGAGTTTATACGGTTTAAGAGTTCTGGAAGAATAAAAGTTTACAGCACGACTGAAAAGTTCAATAGTTATTTCGGCATAAGTGATTTAAAAATGCTCAAGAAAAGTCTTCTTTCACAGCCTAAGAACATAGAAAAGAAAAACACTTAA
- a CDS encoding 30S ribosomal protein S8e, producing the protein MRKSIENLAGRKYTGGRIIPNRTRRKYEIDRYPNEAIVGEPKNVVRRVRGNNIKVAFKFAEYANVSDKEAKKTTKAKILRVTKNPANKDFERRGVISKGSILETELGLARVVSRPGQDGVINAVLIRQ; encoded by the coding sequence GTGCGTAAGTCTATCGAAAATCTTGCAGGAAGAAAGTATACTGGTGGCAGAATAATTCCTAATCGTACGCGTCGCAAATATGAGATTGATAGATATCCTAACGAAGCAATTGTTGGGGAGCCGAAAAACGTTGTTCGTAGGGTCCGGGGCAATAACATAAAAGTTGCTTTCAAATTTGCAGAGTATGCTAATGTGAGTGACAAAGAAGCCAAGAAAACGACCAAAGCGAAAATTTTGAGGGTCACAAAAAATCCAGCCAACAAAGATTTTGAAAGAAGAGGGGTAATTAGTAAAGGCTCTATTTTGGAGACTGAACTTGGTTTAGCGAGAGTTGTTTCAAGACCAGGACAAGATGGCGTAATCAATGCTGTTCTGATCAGGCAATAA
- the purQ gene encoding phosphoribosylformylglycinamidine synthase subunit PurQ: MVKIGITVFPGSNCDRDVFHVLTSILNIEAEFIWHKSSIGNFDGIIIPGGFTYGDRLRAGAIAAHSPLMSKIIDLADNKVPILGICNGFQILVEAGLLPGALIQNDSLKFVCKWTNTVIMNNKTPFTCLFENKQRLWIPVAHGEGKFVLDPASLKNIRENNQIAIQYSSDNNPNGSMENVAAVCNEKGNVMGMMPHPERGSDIDLVPDGYSADSIMIFKSLVNYLMK, encoded by the coding sequence TTGGTTAAAATAGGGATTACCGTTTTCCCTGGTAGTAATTGCGACAGGGATGTTTTCCATGTTCTCACATCTATCCTGAACATTGAAGCTGAATTCATATGGCACAAGTCATCAATCGGAAATTTTGATGGTATTATTATTCCTGGTGGTTTTACATATGGAGATAGATTGCGTGCAGGCGCTATTGCTGCTCATAGTCCATTGATGAGCAAGATTATCGATTTGGCAGACAATAAAGTTCCTATTCTAGGTATTTGCAACGGGTTTCAAATCCTGGTGGAAGCAGGGCTATTACCTGGAGCACTTATTCAAAATGATTCCTTAAAATTTGTTTGTAAGTGGACAAATACAGTAATTATGAACAATAAAACACCCTTTACTTGCTTGTTCGAAAACAAGCAGCGACTCTGGATTCCAGTGGCACACGGAGAAGGTAAGTTTGTCTTAGACCCTGCTTCTTTGAAAAATATCCGAGAAAACAATCAGATAGCAATTCAATACTCATCGGATAATAATCCTAATGGATCAATGGAAAACGTTGCGGCAGTATGCAATGAAAAGGGAAACGTGATGGGCATGATGCCTCATCCAGAAAGGGGTAGTGATATTGACTTGGTTCCAGACGGATACAGTGCAGATTCAATTATGATCTTCAAGTCATTGGTCAACTACTTGATGAAATAA
- the purL gene encoding phosphoribosylformylglycinamidine synthase subunit PurL, translating to MGTVDEKEYEYLVEKLGRKPNELEQDIIGVEWSEHCSYKSSKIHIRSLPTKGNNVVIGPGYDAGVVDVGDGYVVTVHIESHNHPSAVEPFGGAATGVGGVLRDIISMGSRPIALYNALRFGNIDETSKFRSKNRWLFKNVVKGIADYGNCMGIPTLGGEIEFDESFNNYCLVDVASIGLAKKSQLVRNKAEPGDWLILGGNTTGVDGIHGASFASKELDEENRSAVQIPDPFLEKTLLEATMEALENNCISSMKDLGGGGLSCCLSETADNLNKGFQVELGKIPLRQSDMTDSEIMISESQERMLYIVSEKNKSKFCEIFDKHNVRYAFIGQVIEGGELSITKGGKIVAHLPAKLVAHAPLLDRPSREPSYLVKIREAFNEPPINEKIDDLVLKMMSNPSVCSRKWVYQQFDHEVGLRTVAKPGQADSSLVKLSKDKYLSFTLDGNSKQCYLDPYQGVLGCLSEALRNITCVGADPLGVVDHLQFGNPENEEIFWSFLQTIKGIRDFCNVMNIPVVGGKVSLYNETSAGPIKPSPVIGMLGIVDSRQKIRYQNYRSGESIFIIGVTRDELGGSEYFEYCLNLVGGNVPQTNLRVLKETIRAIHSLREENLIESIHDCSKGGLIVTLLEMAIHSNLGFIIQADKIPSSCSRIDYLIFSETHDRFIFTTRDSERVKSILENFDVTYSEIGSTKVEKSCIIMNSNDDVLNIGLEQVSKNYETSLDNVFEHVS from the coding sequence ATGGGTACCGTTGACGAAAAAGAGTATGAATATCTTGTCGAAAAATTAGGTCGAAAACCAAATGAACTCGAACAAGATATTATTGGGGTCGAATGGTCTGAGCATTGTTCATACAAATCCTCCAAAATACATATCAGATCATTACCTACTAAAGGAAATAATGTAGTAATAGGTCCTGGATATGATGCCGGAGTTGTAGATGTTGGGGACGGATATGTTGTTACTGTTCATATTGAAAGTCATAATCATCCATCGGCCGTGGAACCATTTGGCGGAGCAGCCACTGGAGTTGGGGGTGTGCTTCGCGACATCATTTCAATGGGTTCGCGTCCAATAGCATTGTATAATGCTCTTAGATTTGGAAACATTGATGAAACTTCAAAATTTAGGTCAAAGAATCGTTGGCTATTTAAGAATGTTGTAAAAGGAATTGCTGACTATGGTAATTGTATGGGAATACCCACATTAGGGGGTGAAATAGAATTTGATGAGTCCTTTAATAACTACTGTTTGGTTGATGTAGCATCGATTGGTCTTGCAAAAAAATCACAACTTGTAAGAAACAAAGCTGAACCAGGTGATTGGCTCATTTTGGGTGGAAATACTACCGGAGTAGATGGAATTCATGGAGCCTCATTTGCATCCAAAGAACTTGATGAGGAAAACAGGTCGGCTGTTCAAATCCCAGACCCGTTTTTAGAAAAGACATTATTAGAGGCCACAATGGAAGCTTTGGAAAATAACTGTATTTCGTCGATGAAGGATTTGGGCGGTGGGGGATTATCCTGCTGTTTGTCTGAAACTGCAGATAATCTAAACAAAGGATTTCAAGTTGAATTAGGAAAAATTCCTCTAAGACAAAGTGATATGACCGATTCGGAAATTATGATTTCTGAATCTCAGGAACGTATGCTTTACATTGTAAGCGAGAAAAACAAATCAAAATTTTGTGAAATATTTGATAAACACAACGTCCGTTACGCCTTCATTGGTCAGGTTATTGAAGGAGGGGAGTTGTCAATCACAAAAGGCGGTAAGATAGTTGCGCATCTGCCTGCAAAGCTTGTAGCGCATGCACCTTTATTAGATCGACCTTCTAGAGAACCATCGTATTTGGTTAAGATACGTGAAGCTTTCAATGAACCGCCAATTAACGAAAAGATAGACGACCTTGTTCTTAAGATGATGTCTAACCCTTCTGTTTGCAGCAGAAAATGGGTTTATCAACAATTCGACCATGAGGTAGGGCTTAGAACAGTAGCCAAACCTGGGCAGGCAGATAGCTCTTTAGTTAAACTATCCAAAGACAAATATTTATCATTCACTTTAGATGGTAATTCAAAGCAATGTTATTTGGATCCCTACCAGGGAGTATTAGGTTGTTTATCTGAAGCATTGAGAAATATTACTTGTGTAGGCGCTGATCCACTTGGGGTTGTGGATCATCTTCAATTTGGTAATCCAGAAAATGAGGAAATATTTTGGTCTTTTCTTCAAACAATCAAAGGCATACGCGATTTTTGTAATGTTATGAATATTCCTGTCGTTGGAGGAAAGGTGAGCTTGTATAATGAAACATCTGCTGGCCCAATAAAACCTTCACCTGTAATTGGTATGTTGGGAATAGTGGATTCAAGACAAAAAATAAGATATCAAAATTATCGCAGCGGTGAGTCTATTTTTATTATAGGTGTCACTAGAGACGAGCTTGGAGGTTCTGAATATTTTGAATATTGCTTGAATTTAGTGGGTGGGAATGTGCCTCAGACCAATCTTAGAGTATTAAAGGAAACTATTAGAGCAATACATTCTTTGCGAGAAGAAAATCTGATTGAATCAATACATGACTGTTCTAAAGGTGGATTGATTGTGACTCTACTTGAGATGGCCATACATTCTAACCTTGGTTTCATTATCCAAGCCGATAAAATTCCCTCTTCTTGTTCTAGAATTGATTATTTGATCTTTTCTGAAACCCATGATCGTTTTATTTTTACCACCCGAGATTCCGAAAGGGTTAAAAGTATTTTAGAAAATTTTGATGTGACATATTCAGAAATAGGATCAACCAAAGTTGAAAAGAGTTGTATCATAATGAACAGCAATGATGATGTTCTCAATATTGGATTGGAGCAGGTATCAAAAAATTATGAAACTAGCCTCGATAATGTATTTGAACATGTTTCTTAG
- a CDS encoding amidophosphoribosyltransferase gives MVHENCGVVGIYSLDGSNVIPYLIDSLRSLQHRGQESWGLAIPRKQPYKKTGLVACSANEFEKIISKYRSNIAIGHVRYSTFGSSSLENAQPLKVQDICVAHNGTISNAEQLSNMVGGCTFTPQNMTDTLVAAQRLVGLLKKKDDMKSAMAILKNEMVGSYCFTFVTDSNTIYAARDPKGFRPLVLGYHKDTNTYIIASESCALSTIGAVLLRDVEPGELIRIDKYGVTSERFSESSNHAHCAFEFTYFAHPSSIMEGINIYLARKKIGEFLAEKFPLPDADVVIPVPDSSRPAALGYALKLGVPFEEGLLKDRYSKKGPMRSFIEPLTQDRKEINQNILPIREIIENKHVIIVDDSIVRGTSSRAIIESVKHASAKKISMVITYPPISYPCYAGIDFPSQEELIAYQVASTENNPTKVGKKVAQIIGADSVYYNDNLTLAKGIGLDNNELCFSCSTGDYTSLGIRPNFRSRFQINDRLLTN, from the coding sequence ATGGTTCATGAAAATTGTGGAGTGGTGGGCATATACTCTCTTGACGGCTCAAATGTTATCCCGTATTTAATAGACAGTCTTAGATCACTACAACACAGAGGTCAGGAGTCTTGGGGACTTGCTATACCAAGAAAACAACCTTACAAGAAAACTGGGTTGGTTGCATGCTCTGCTAATGAGTTTGAGAAGATAATAAGTAAATACAGATCCAATATTGCAATTGGGCATGTTAGATACTCTACTTTTGGATCAAGCTCTTTGGAAAATGCCCAACCTCTAAAGGTCCAAGATATTTGTGTAGCCCATAACGGTACTATATCTAACGCTGAGCAACTATCAAACATGGTTGGAGGCTGTACGTTCACGCCTCAAAATATGACGGACACCTTAGTTGCTGCCCAACGCTTGGTAGGTCTCTTAAAGAAAAAAGATGACATGAAATCAGCAATGGCCATTTTAAAAAATGAGATGGTGGGTTCGTATTGTTTTACTTTTGTTACAGATTCAAATACGATTTATGCCGCTAGAGATCCAAAGGGATTTAGACCTCTTGTTTTAGGGTACCATAAGGATACAAACACCTACATCATTGCTTCAGAGTCGTGTGCTCTTTCCACAATAGGAGCGGTATTATTAAGAGACGTCGAGCCTGGAGAGTTGATAAGAATTGATAAGTATGGTGTGACATCCGAACGTTTTTCAGAATCGTCAAATCATGCCCACTGTGCTTTTGAGTTTACTTACTTTGCTCACCCTAGCTCTATAATGGAAGGTATCAACATTTACCTTGCTCGAAAGAAAATAGGTGAATTTCTGGCAGAAAAGTTTCCTCTTCCTGATGCTGACGTGGTCATTCCTGTTCCAGATTCTTCAAGGCCCGCTGCCCTTGGATATGCACTGAAATTGGGGGTTCCCTTTGAAGAAGGTCTCTTAAAGGACAGATATAGTAAAAAGGGGCCAATGAGGAGTTTCATAGAACCGCTTACTCAAGATAGAAAGGAGATTAATCAGAATATTTTGCCCATAAGAGAAATAATTGAAAATAAACATGTAATTATTGTTGATGATAGCATAGTAAGAGGCACGAGTTCCAGGGCCATAATTGAATCTGTAAAACATGCCAGTGCAAAAAAAATATCAATGGTAATAACTTATCCACCTATCAGTTATCCATGCTATGCAGGGATAGATTTTCCATCACAGGAAGAACTAATTGCATACCAGGTAGCAAGTACTGAAAATAATCCAACTAAAGTAGGCAAAAAAGTGGCTCAAATAATTGGAGCTGATAGCGTATACTATAATGACAATCTCACATTGGCAAAAGGAATTGGATTGGACAATAATGAGTTGTGCTTTTCTTGCTCTACAGGAGATTATACTTCACTCGGAATTAGACCTAATTTCAGGTCCAGGTTCCAAATTAATGACAGATTACTCACAAATTAA
- a CDS encoding NUDIX hydrolase, whose amino-acid sequence MRVKAILNNSKNEILFYGFYDIKHRRSLKLPEGIVEYGEAPEITLKRLMREIANIEVEPLALLGVYTKFDSASKNNCESGHVITLVFVCLILDFKKGINETKNSQTCLWLNKKAIESQFLMEETDNKILKDYVAWRIDKSTFWTNKRY is encoded by the coding sequence TTGAGAGTTAAAGCTATCCTAAACAACAGTAAGAATGAAATTCTTTTTTATGGTTTCTATGATATTAAACATAGAAGATCACTCAAGCTTCCAGAAGGAATAGTTGAGTATGGAGAAGCGCCTGAGATAACCTTAAAACGCTTGATGCGAGAGATTGCAAACATTGAGGTGGAACCATTAGCTTTACTTGGAGTATACACGAAATTTGATTCAGCCTCCAAGAATAATTGTGAATCAGGCCATGTGATTACATTAGTATTTGTCTGTCTAATTTTGGATTTCAAAAAGGGAATCAATGAAACTAAAAATTCACAAACTTGTCTGTGGTTAAATAAAAAGGCTATAGAATCACAGTTTTTGATGGAAGAGACCGATAACAAAATTCTAAAAGATTACGTTGCTTGGAGGATTGACAAATCAACTTTCTGGACCAACAAGAGATACTGA
- a CDS encoding DNA topoisomerase I, with translation MSSISISSGNKISGINQIKGIRKWNTLYHNGVCFPPEYEFKGLTFKIRGEIYPLNRDQEELVYAWAKKKDTHYVKDLVFQQNFLSDFKKLLPKDVLHNVTSIEDLDFREFYSYVDEEKRKKEREKQAWRELPREEKKKITLEKKKEKEKLKNFYGKAVVDGIEVDVANWLVEPPGLFMGRGQHPLRGRWKPRVRPEEVILNLGEDANVPEGPWQKIIHDHSSTWLASWVETLTGKRKYVWLHDSASIRQNNDKAKYDKAMNLEKYIDKIENEIIRRMGSTDPNQRKVSTVCYLINKLAMRVGDEKDPDEADTVGASTLRKEHITFGRDPSGNKVLEFSFLGKDSVPWKKSILIDSPDKLLLYKNLELFLKNKKYLDPVFDNINSMRVNAFLRNLDPKNVPGLTAKVFRTYIATNTVKESLRNPPIKLNKDSSEFEKTYVAKYANLQAAITCNHKKGVDPKNPNAILANQRFEESIEKKISTIKSLKEDLRSKKWKNENQRKKLVDRIQKLEFQLRLQRDTREYNLGTSLRNYIDPRVYRSWMNIVGLEWKKLYTSTLQRKFLWVDSISKKELKSYFTV, from the coding sequence TTGTCATCCATTTCGATTTCTTCAGGTAATAAAATTAGTGGCATAAACCAAATCAAAGGGATCAGAAAATGGAATACTCTTTATCATAATGGCGTATGTTTTCCACCAGAGTATGAATTTAAAGGCTTAACTTTTAAAATTAGAGGTGAAATTTATCCTCTTAATAGAGACCAGGAAGAATTAGTTTATGCATGGGCCAAGAAAAAGGATACTCATTATGTTAAAGATTTAGTTTTCCAACAGAACTTTTTGTCAGACTTTAAGAAGCTTTTACCAAAAGACGTACTACATAACGTAACCAGTATAGAGGATCTTGATTTTAGGGAATTCTATAGTTACGTAGATGAAGAGAAAAGAAAAAAAGAGAGGGAGAAGCAGGCTTGGAGAGAGTTACCAAGAGAAGAGAAGAAAAAGATTACTTTAGAAAAGAAAAAAGAGAAAGAAAAGTTAAAGAACTTTTACGGTAAGGCAGTTGTAGATGGTATAGAGGTTGACGTTGCGAATTGGCTTGTGGAACCACCGGGTCTGTTTATGGGAAGAGGGCAACATCCACTTAGAGGTAGGTGGAAACCTAGGGTTAGACCTGAAGAAGTGATTTTGAATTTGGGTGAGGACGCGAATGTTCCTGAAGGCCCATGGCAAAAAATTATTCATGATCATTCATCAACATGGCTAGCATCTTGGGTTGAAACTCTTACGGGAAAAAGAAAATACGTTTGGCTTCATGATTCTGCATCTATTCGTCAAAACAACGATAAGGCTAAATACGATAAAGCCATGAACCTAGAAAAGTATATCGATAAGATTGAAAATGAAATCATAAGAAGAATGGGATCAACTGACCCCAATCAAAGGAAAGTTTCAACTGTTTGTTATCTTATAAATAAACTTGCTATGAGAGTCGGTGATGAAAAGGATCCTGACGAAGCCGACACAGTTGGGGCAAGTACGCTTAGAAAAGAACACATAACTTTTGGAAGAGATCCATCTGGTAATAAGGTCCTCGAATTTAGTTTCCTTGGAAAAGATAGTGTTCCTTGGAAAAAATCAATTTTGATCGATTCACCAGATAAGTTACTACTTTATAAAAATTTGGAATTGTTTTTGAAAAATAAAAAGTATTTAGATCCTGTTTTTGATAACATAAATTCAATGAGAGTTAATGCTTTTTTAAGGAATCTTGATCCTAAAAATGTACCAGGTTTAACTGCGAAGGTGTTTAGAACGTACATTGCAACAAATACGGTAAAAGAATCTTTGCGTAACCCGCCAATTAAATTGAATAAGGATTCTTCAGAATTTGAAAAAACTTATGTTGCAAAATATGCAAACTTACAGGCAGCAATTACATGTAATCATAAGAAGGGGGTCGATCCCAAGAATCCAAATGCGATATTAGCCAACCAACGATTCGAAGAATCGATAGAAAAAAAGATTTCCACGATAAAATCACTAAAAGAGGATTTAAGGTCAAAGAAATGGAAGAATGAGAATCAAAGAAAAAAGCTAGTAGATAGAATTCAAAAATTGGAATTTCAGTTAAGATTGCAAAGAGATACGAGAGAATACAACTTGGGAACATCATTGCGCAATTATATCGACCCTAGAGTTTATAGATCTTGGATGAATATAGTAGGTCTTGAATGGAAAAAGCTGTATACTAGCACTCTGCAAAGAAAGTTTCTGTGGGTTGATTCAATTAGTAAAAAAGAGCTAAAATCATATTTTACTGTTTAA
- a CDS encoding dihydroorotate dehydrogenase electron transfer subunit, with amino-acid sequence MPTNKNIMRIVKITKVVTETPTVKTFSFEDILSSKAKPGQFLMVWIPRKEEIPLSVMISDLENSAAITIRKNGLASTSLFNKKLGDKIGIRGPYGNSFTVKKGVKNIVLIGGGTGLVPLVRLIKNIKDIDLNITVIIGARTRSELFFHDFISTLLKNKVHNLLISTEDGTEGKKGYPTDVLQDLLANGQEIDHIYTCGPELMMKKVYDLSLTRGLPLEASIERYMKCGIGLCSSCSINDKLVCVDGTVFNHDQISKLPEFGVYYRNKAGILTKYLTG; translated from the coding sequence TTGCCCACAAATAAGAATATTATGAGAATAGTTAAGATCACCAAAGTTGTAACTGAGACACCAACTGTAAAGACATTTAGTTTTGAAGACATACTATCAAGTAAAGCAAAACCGGGACAGTTTCTGATGGTTTGGATTCCTAGAAAAGAGGAGATCCCTCTGAGTGTCATGATTTCCGATTTGGAGAATTCAGCAGCCATTACAATTAGAAAAAATGGTCTTGCATCTACGTCTCTTTTTAACAAAAAGTTGGGTGATAAGATTGGTATACGTGGGCCTTACGGAAATTCTTTTACTGTAAAAAAAGGTGTGAAAAACATTGTTCTTATAGGTGGTGGTACAGGATTAGTCCCTTTAGTCAGATTAATTAAAAATATCAAAGATATAGATTTAAACATAACAGTAATAATAGGAGCTAGAACAAGAAGTGAACTATTTTTTCATGATTTTATTTCTACCCTTTTAAAAAACAAAGTCCACAATTTGTTAATCTCAACCGAGGATGGAACAGAGGGGAAAAAAGGCTACCCTACAGACGTTCTACAAGATCTACTCGCAAATGGTCAAGAGATCGATCACATTTATACATGTGGACCGGAACTAATGATGAAGAAAGTATATGATTTGTCTTTAACAAGAGGCCTCCCTTTGGAGGCAAGTATTGAACGGTACATGAAATGCGGAATAGGATTGTGTTCCAGTTGTAGCATAAATGACAAACTCGTCTGTGTAGATGGTACGGTATTTAATCACGACCAGATTTCAAAACTTCCTGAATTTGGAGTTTATTATAGAAATAAAGCAGGTATTTTAACTAAATATCTCACTGGATAA
- a CDS encoding dihydroorotate dehydrogenase — MPIRFAGLSLKNPVMVASGILGLSHDIFERLDKSGAGAIVSKSISASPREGYRNPTVVPLENQNWLNAVGLANPGVDAFVQEISNNKAPLFVSIVGSSVEEFETIVQKFSKMNILGFELNLSCPHVDKMGMEIGDDPKLVNAIVRCIKNQSKKPLIVKVGLGKSDILQIARIAEEAGADGITAINTVRAMKIDIENKCPVLENKIGGLSGAALRPIGVRCVYELYKILKIPIIGCGGILSASDMLEYIMAGASAIQVGSFMAYKGINSIGKLVTDLKHYLRINNYNKLEEIVGIAHK, encoded by the coding sequence GTGCCTATTAGATTTGCTGGACTCTCTCTGAAAAATCCTGTTATGGTTGCATCTGGAATTTTAGGATTATCTCATGACATATTTGAAAGACTGGACAAGTCTGGTGCTGGGGCAATAGTGAGCAAATCTATCAGCGCCTCACCTCGCGAGGGCTACAGAAATCCAACCGTTGTTCCGTTGGAAAATCAGAACTGGTTAAATGCTGTTGGTCTGGCTAATCCCGGGGTAGATGCATTCGTGCAAGAGATATCCAACAACAAAGCCCCTCTTTTTGTAAGCATCGTAGGCTCTTCAGTAGAGGAATTTGAAACTATTGTTCAGAAATTTAGTAAAATGAATATACTAGGATTTGAACTAAATCTGTCCTGCCCACATGTGGACAAAATGGGAATGGAAATTGGTGATGATCCTAAACTAGTAAATGCGATTGTACGATGTATTAAGAATCAATCCAAGAAACCTTTGATAGTTAAAGTCGGTTTGGGAAAGTCTGATATACTCCAAATAGCAAGGATTGCAGAAGAAGCAGGGGCTGACGGGATCACCGCTATAAATACAGTGCGAGCTATGAAGATTGATATAGAAAACAAGTGCCCAGTTTTGGAAAACAAGATAGGCGGGTTATCCGGAGCTGCACTAAGGCCCATTGGAGTTAGATGCGTTTATGAACTCTACAAGATTTTAAAAATTCCAATAATTGGTTGTGGGGGAATCCTCTCCGCCTCGGATATGCTTGAATACATTATGGCAGGAGCTTCTGCCATACAAGTTGGAAGCTTTATGGCATATAAAGGAATCAACTCTATAGGCAAGTTAGTTACCGATTTAAAACACTACTTGAGAATAAATAATTATAATAAATTAGAGGAGATCGTTGGTATTGCCCACAAATAA
- the bluB gene encoding 5,6-dimethylbenzimidazole synthase, with protein sequence MKGNNDNIFSEEEKESFYKVIFSRRDVRKNFVSKPIPDKVLYRILLAAHHAPSVGYSQPWNFILIRNITTRKLIKESFLKERLKSIDLIPEKDGRREKYLNLRLEGILESDLNICITYDHERFGPFVIGRMTIKEAGIYSVCCAIQNLWLAARVENIGVGWVSIIDNKLLGKILKLPPNVKPIAYLCLGYVKEFENRPDLETSKWLDRIPLRKVVNFENWNNESKETGSWTGFFDLLSKNY encoded by the coding sequence TTGAAAGGAAATAATGATAATATTTTTAGTGAAGAAGAAAAAGAATCATTTTATAAAGTAATATTTTCAAGACGTGATGTCCGAAAAAATTTCGTATCCAAACCTATTCCTGACAAAGTGTTGTACAGGATCCTACTAGCTGCTCATCATGCACCTTCAGTAGGTTACTCACAGCCTTGGAATTTCATCTTGATAAGGAATATCACCACTCGAAAATTGATAAAAGAATCTTTTCTTAAGGAAAGGTTAAAGTCAATAGATCTCATCCCCGAAAAAGATGGAAGAAGAGAAAAGTACTTGAATTTGAGACTTGAAGGGATTTTAGAATCCGACCTCAATATATGCATAACATACGATCATGAGAGATTTGGTCCCTTTGTTATTGGAAGAATGACGATCAAAGAAGCTGGAATTTATAGTGTGTGTTGCGCAATCCAAAATTTATGGTTAGCTGCTAGAGTTGAGAATATAGGAGTTGGTTGGGTGAGTATCATTGACAACAAGCTCCTTGGCAAAATCCTGAAACTCCCACCGAATGTGAAACCTATTGCATATTTGTGCCTTGGTTATGTAAAGGAATTTGAAAATAGACCAGACTTGGAGACAAGCAAATGGCTCGACCGGATACCCTTGAGAAAGGTAGTCAATTTTGAGAATTGGAATAATGAATCTAAAGAAACTGGCTCCTGGACAGGCTTTTTCGACTTATTAAGTAAAAATTATTAA
- the bioD gene encoding dethiobiotin synthase has translation MVSKGIFIIGTDTDVGKTLVTASLGWKLSKRVNRLGVMKPFATGIKPYSKKYSSKDVAILCKSIGLNEDEKNVNPYYFPIPCSPYMATDLLGLSQVDLNYALEKYEYMNKNYDYLLIEGIGGLLVPLNNSSSLLDFIKMINMEVIIVTTPKVGTVNHTMLTVKLCLANGISIRGIVVNKMPTRPTIIELNTPHFIEKLTNIQVIGTVPFIKSFKYSTHTFKMVSDVINF, from the coding sequence ATGGTGTCAAAAGGTATCTTCATAATAGGGACTGATACCGATGTTGGAAAAACATTGGTTACTGCGTCTCTGGGGTGGAAGCTTTCAAAAAGGGTAAATAGACTAGGGGTTATGAAACCTTTCGCAACTGGCATAAAACCTTATTCAAAGAAATACTCGTCTAAAGATGTCGCAATTCTGTGTAAATCAATAGGGTTAAATGAGGATGAAAAAAACGTAAACCCCTACTATTTTCCAATACCTTGTTCGCCTTATATGGCCACAGACCTATTGGGATTGAGTCAGGTAGATCTGAATTATGCATTGGAGAAATACGAATACATGAATAAAAATTACGATTACCTTTTGATCGAGGGGATAGGGGGTTTACTGGTACCATTGAACAATAGTTCTTCCCTTTTAGATTTTATAAAAATGATAAATATGGAAGTAATAATAGTAACAACTCCTAAGGTCGGAACGGTTAATCATACAATGCTCACTGTCAAGTTATGTTTAGCCAACGGTATTTCTATCAGGGGTATAGTGGTCAACAAGATGCCTACTCGTCCGACTATTATTGAGTTAAATACCCCTCATTTCATAGAAAAATTGACCAATATTCAAGTTATAGGAACAGTACCTTTTATAAAGTCATTTAAGTATTCGACCCATACCTTCAAAATGGTTTCCGATGTAATTAATTTTTGA